In Rissa tridactyla isolate bRisTri1 chromosome 2, bRisTri1.patW.cur.20221130, whole genome shotgun sequence, a single window of DNA contains:
- the PRR15 gene encoding proline-rich protein 15, which yields MADSAAATAAPRAGVKASSAGPWWKSLTSKKKHKEAAAAPPPPAASESPPAAPPSPGGREEQPSPFGSGEAAGAGGGNRRSLRVSHSGRFKERRKVRTSLLADSPEVFDGGGARGHDAQGNE from the coding sequence ATGGCGGACAGCGCGGcggccaccgccgccccccgcgccggcGTGAAGGCCAGCTCGGCGGGGCCCTGGTGGAAGTCGCTGACCAGCAAGAAGAAGCACAAGgaagcggcggccgccccgccgccccccgccgccagcgagtcgccccccgccgccccccccagccccggcggccgGGAGGAGCAGCCGTCCCCCTTCGGCAGTGGCGAggccgccggggcgggcggtggcaaccgccggagcctccgcgtCTCCCACTCGGGTCGCttcaaggagaggaggaaggtgcGCACCTCGCTGCTGGCCGACAGCCCCGAGGTCTTCGACGGCGGCGGTGCCCGGGGCCATGACGCCCAAGGGAACGAGTAG